In Salirhabdus salicampi, a genomic segment contains:
- a CDS encoding TRAP transporter small permease, translating to MSRIKDLFKSFGRTISFFDKLLLRIEEFILSASVIIIFLMVIGNVLSRELFGPSIIFAYEVNRFAVIIATFMGISYAARKGRHISMSAFYDMAPFKVRKMLSIIIPAVTAIILLGLAYYSTLYVHSVYETGKVTPSMEVPAYLMSIFIPIGFLLGAIQYIRNMWINIVVRDKVYLGVDQLDYNDEPKKKVENETFV from the coding sequence TTGAGTAGGATAAAAGATTTATTTAAATCATTTGGAAGAACAATAAGTTTTTTCGACAAACTCCTTTTAAGAATAGAGGAATTCATTTTAAGTGCGTCAGTAATTATTATTTTCTTAATGGTTATTGGAAATGTGTTATCACGTGAATTGTTTGGCCCAAGTATTATTTTTGCTTATGAAGTAAATCGGTTTGCAGTTATTATTGCTACGTTTATGGGCATTAGTTATGCTGCAAGAAAAGGGCGACATATTAGCATGTCAGCATTCTACGATATGGCTCCATTTAAAGTTAGAAAAATGTTATCCATCATCATCCCCGCAGTAACAGCAATTATACTGTTAGGTCTCGCTTATTACTCTACATTGTATGTGCATTCAGTATATGAAACAGGGAAGGTAACTCCTTCGATGGAAGTACCTGCATACTTAATGTCTATCTTTATACCGATAGGTTTTTTATTAGGTGCAATTCAGTATATCCGTAACATGTGGATTAACATAGTTGTACGCGATAAGGTGTACTTAGGAGTTGATCAGTTGGATTACAATGATGAACCGAAGAAAAAAGTGGAAAATGAAACGTTTGTATAA
- the lipA gene encoding lipoyl synthase, which produces MSKKKEEYLRKPEWLKIKLNTNKNYTDLKKMMREKNLHTVCEEARCPNIHECWSVRKTATFMILGRTCTRACRFCAVHTGLPNELDWEEPERVAESVEIMDLRHVVVTAVARDDLEDGGAAVFAETIKAIRRKVPGCTVEVLPSDMKGDYESLHMLMDAKPDIFNHNVETVRRLTPTVRAKATYDRSLQLLKRVKEIAPDIPTKSSIMVGLGETKEEIIETMDDLLAHDVDIITIGQYLQPTRKHLKVEKYYTPAEFNQLRKIAFQKGFKHCQAGPLVRSSYHADEQVSEASKQRREQYEKHYANGKSV; this is translated from the coding sequence ATGAGTAAAAAGAAGGAAGAATATCTTAGAAAACCTGAATGGTTAAAGATTAAGTTAAATACGAATAAAAACTACACAGACTTGAAAAAAATGATGCGTGAAAAAAACTTACATACTGTCTGTGAAGAAGCAAGGTGTCCGAACATTCATGAGTGTTGGTCTGTAAGGAAAACCGCGACATTTATGATCTTAGGTAGAACGTGTACGAGAGCATGTCGCTTTTGTGCTGTACATACAGGTCTTCCAAATGAATTAGACTGGGAAGAACCGGAACGAGTAGCTGAATCAGTTGAAATTATGGATTTGCGTCACGTAGTCGTAACAGCAGTAGCAAGAGATGACTTGGAAGATGGTGGGGCTGCAGTTTTCGCTGAGACGATTAAGGCCATTCGTCGTAAAGTACCTGGTTGTACAGTGGAAGTATTACCTTCTGACATGAAAGGTGATTACGAAAGTTTACATATGCTAATGGATGCGAAGCCTGATATATTTAACCATAACGTTGAGACGGTTCGTCGCTTAACTCCAACAGTTCGTGCAAAAGCTACCTATGATCGTTCGTTACAACTTTTAAAACGTGTTAAAGAAATTGCACCTGACATCCCGACAAAATCAAGTATCATGGTAGGGTTAGGAGAAACAAAAGAAGAAATTATTGAAACAATGGATGATTTACTTGCCCATGATGTGGATATTATTACAATTGGGCAGTATCTTCAACCAACAAGAAAGCATCTAAAAGTAGAGAAATATTATACACCTGCTGAATTTAACCAATTAAGAAAAATTGCATTCCAAAAAGGTTTTAAGCATTGCCAAGCAGGACCATTAGTGCGCTCTTCTTATCACGCCGACGAACAGGTTAGTGAAGCTTCCAAGCAGCGAAGAGAGCAGTACGAAAAACATTATGCAAATGGAAAAAGTGTATAA
- a CDS encoding zinc ribbon domain-containing protein, with protein sequence MNCPNCGQEASGEKFCSNCGTPLGNYETPTTPVQEIPQNSEQAATVQANVVPVSENSSQKTNEVVKQVASQFKEFGSFLLRHWKKPSEAKNATENDFIPSLITVGVVSLLTPIFLFISLIGLLYYINIGSVIILPLIGFLVIFSASYGTTIAGLRLAKNQSSAKLVFAKFGAYLVPFASLYVLGLLFGALKIHTLLSIFSAIGLLGILFVIPTLILFENKKEVGGIDQIYTLLIIVSVNLLVFGIAVRWFFLNILGSLFGGIGGAFLGFT encoded by the coding sequence ATGAATTGTCCTAATTGTGGTCAAGAAGCTTCTGGTGAAAAGTTTTGCTCCAACTGTGGTACACCGTTAGGAAATTATGAAACTCCAACAACACCTGTTCAGGAAATACCACAAAACAGTGAGCAAGCAGCAACTGTTCAGGCTAATGTTGTACCAGTTTCTGAAAATTCCTCACAAAAGACGAACGAGGTAGTTAAGCAAGTAGCTTCACAGTTCAAAGAATTCGGTTCCTTCTTACTACGTCACTGGAAAAAACCGAGTGAAGCAAAAAATGCTACCGAGAATGACTTCATCCCTTCGTTAATAACGGTTGGGGTTGTTTCTCTCCTAACGCCAATCTTCTTATTTATCTCATTAATTGGCTTACTATACTATATTAATATTGGAAGTGTAATTATCTTACCGTTAATCGGCTTTTTAGTGATCTTTTCTGCATCCTATGGCACTACGATAGCCGGGTTACGTTTAGCGAAGAATCAAAGCAGCGCTAAACTCGTGTTTGCTAAATTCGGTGCATACTTAGTACCGTTCGCTTCTTTATATGTATTAGGGCTATTATTTGGAGCACTTAAAATTCACACATTACTTAGTATATTCTCTGCTATCGGACTTTTAGGCATTTTATTCGTTATTCCAACTCTTATTCTTTTCGAAAACAAAAAAGAGGTTGGTGGAATAGACCAAATTTATACATTGTTAATCATTGTAAGTGTGAATCTATTAGTATTTGGGATCGCTGTAAGATGGTTCTTTTTAAATATTTTAGGTAGCCTCTTCGGCGGAATAGGCGGAGCGTTTCTAGGTTTTACATAA
- a CDS encoding TerC family protein yields the protein MDVSLLMEYGWVLLVLIALEGILAADNALALAIMVKHLPEEERKKALFYGLLGAFILRIGSLFIISFLVNVWQVQALGAAYLLFISLNYLFRKFVLHRAEHGKDVEVKEGAGFWMTVLKVELADVAFAVDSILAAVALAVSLPETDLPRVGGMDGGQFLVVLAGGLIGVIIMRFAASFFVNLLKKKPALETAAFLVVGWVGVKLIVITLAHPSLHIISEHFPESKGWKITFYLVLVAILVAGWFMPSKEQKEETAE from the coding sequence ATGGATGTAAGTCTATTAATGGAATATGGCTGGGTACTTTTAGTCCTTATTGCACTTGAAGGGATATTAGCAGCAGATAATGCCTTAGCTTTAGCTATCATGGTAAAGCATTTACCGGAAGAGGAGCGGAAAAAAGCACTTTTCTATGGACTTTTAGGTGCATTTATACTCCGTATCGGGTCATTATTCATAATATCCTTCCTCGTCAATGTATGGCAAGTTCAGGCGCTAGGTGCCGCTTACTTATTGTTTATTTCCTTGAATTATCTGTTTAGGAAATTTGTATTACATCGGGCCGAACATGGGAAGGACGTTGAGGTGAAAGAAGGAGCAGGGTTTTGGATGACGGTGTTAAAAGTTGAGTTGGCAGATGTTGCTTTTGCTGTCGATTCCATTTTAGCAGCCGTTGCACTAGCCGTATCCTTGCCTGAAACCGACTTACCGAGAGTCGGAGGGATGGATGGAGGACAATTTCTAGTCGTGTTAGCCGGTGGGTTGATCGGTGTCATTATAATGCGATTTGCAGCATCTTTCTTTGTAAACTTATTAAAGAAGAAGCCAGCGTTAGAAACCGCTGCCTTTCTTGTCGTCGGATGGGTTGGGGTTAAACTCATTGTGATTACGCTAGCGCACCCATCATTACACATTATCTCTGAGCACTTTCCTGAATCGAAAGGATGGAAAATTACATTTTACTTAGTATTAGTGGCTATCCTCGTTGCTGGTTGGTTTATGCCAAGTAAAGAGCAAAAAGAGGAAACGGCAGAATAA
- a CDS encoding DctP family TRAP transporter solute-binding subunit codes for MMLTLSLVLAACGGNGDETYEWKFITEEVDGQVQYEYAEEFAKRMKDKSDGQVNIEVYEFGGLGSEVDQVDQLQKGVVQLAIMSPGFTGNMVKEGQIFALHFLFPDSTKQTQEILNTSEAINVDLRQKYEEHDITPLAFWTEGFMQWTSNEPISEPSDFENFQMRVQESPLMFKSYEAYGADPQAMSWGELYTALERETVEGQENPIFFIYDASFHEVQDYMTLSKHNNYVAMTTVNSEWYNGLPDDIKEMVDETVEEMRDWIYDEQERQNAEFLEQMKNDTDNPTEIVELTEEQREAFRELALPVRDFYKEEVSTVDGAILEKLQEEIKAVTGE; via the coding sequence ATGATGTTAACACTAAGTTTAGTACTTGCAGCATGTGGAGGAAACGGTGATGAAACTTATGAATGGAAGTTCATCACAGAAGAAGTTGATGGTCAAGTACAATATGAATATGCGGAGGAATTCGCTAAGCGAATGAAGGATAAGTCTGACGGTCAAGTAAACATTGAAGTTTACGAATTCGGTGGATTAGGTTCTGAAGTGGACCAAGTAGACCAACTGCAAAAGGGAGTAGTACAACTAGCAATTATGTCACCAGGATTCACTGGAAACATGGTTAAAGAGGGGCAAATTTTCGCATTACACTTCTTATTCCCAGATAGCACGAAACAAACACAAGAAATTTTAAATACAAGTGAAGCGATTAACGTTGATTTACGTCAGAAATATGAAGAACATGATATTACGCCATTAGCATTCTGGACTGAAGGGTTCATGCAATGGACGAGTAATGAACCAATTAGTGAACCGTCTGATTTTGAAAATTTCCAAATGAGGGTTCAAGAATCTCCACTTATGTTTAAGTCATATGAAGCATATGGTGCAGATCCACAGGCGATGAGTTGGGGCGAACTTTATACAGCTCTAGAGCGTGAAACAGTAGAAGGTCAAGAAAACCCAATCTTCTTCATCTATGATGCGTCTTTCCATGAAGTTCAAGATTATATGACGTTATCTAAACATAATAACTACGTTGCAATGACAACGGTGAATAGTGAATGGTATAACGGTTTACCAGACGACATTAAAGAAATGGTTGATGAAACAGTTGAAGAAATGAGAGACTGGATTTATGATGAACAAGAAAGACAAAACGCTGAATTCCTTGAACAGATGAAAAATGATACGGATAACCCAACCGAGATTGTAGAACTAACTGAGGAGCAGCGTGAAGCATTTAGAGAATTAGCACTTCCAGTACGTGATTTCTATAAAGAGGAAGTTTCTACTGTAGACGGTGCTATTCTTGAAAAACTTCAAGAAGAAATTAAAGCTGTCACAGGCGAATAA
- a CDS encoding lipoate--protein ligase family protein — MKETWYFLDTEYNSPEFNMALDEALLRWHSEGDIPPVLRFYCWSPAALSVGYFQKIDGKIDVNAVKEHGFQLVRRLTGGRAVLHDDELTYSVIVSEKHEKMPNSVTEAYRVISQGILRGFQNLHLDAEFSIPEGKLTQTGSAVCFDQPSWYELVVAGRKAAGSAQTRQKGVILQHGSIPLEVDEDKLFDLFVYPNERVKSKAKQAFGNKAVAINDISPVKRNMNDLRLAFKRGFEEGLNINFVPFELSSEQLKEVHKLMEEKYGNDDWTFKRNTNLGA, encoded by the coding sequence ATGAAGGAAACGTGGTATTTCTTGGATACGGAGTATAATTCACCTGAATTTAATATGGCTTTAGATGAAGCTCTTCTTCGGTGGCATAGTGAAGGTGACATTCCGCCCGTTCTAAGGTTTTATTGTTGGTCTCCTGCAGCCCTATCAGTTGGCTATTTTCAAAAGATTGATGGAAAAATCGATGTTAATGCTGTAAAGGAACATGGGTTTCAACTTGTTAGGCGCTTAACTGGTGGTCGTGCTGTTCTTCATGATGATGAGCTAACATATAGTGTCATCGTAAGTGAAAAACATGAAAAAATGCCGAATTCTGTCACTGAGGCATATCGTGTTATTTCGCAAGGAATACTAAGAGGGTTTCAAAACTTACATTTAGATGCTGAATTTTCGATTCCTGAAGGGAAATTAACTCAAACAGGTTCTGCTGTTTGCTTTGATCAGCCATCCTGGTATGAACTTGTAGTAGCAGGTCGAAAAGCAGCGGGAAGCGCACAAACAAGACAAAAAGGTGTTATTTTACAACATGGGTCGATTCCTCTGGAAGTTGACGAGGATAAGCTTTTTGATCTGTTTGTATACCCTAATGAACGTGTGAAAAGTAAAGCAAAGCAAGCTTTTGGGAATAAAGCAGTAGCGATTAATGATATTTCCCCGGTAAAACGAAATATGAACGATTTAAGGTTGGCTTTTAAGAGAGGGTTTGAAGAAGGTTTAAATATAAATTTCGTTCCATTTGAGTTATCTTCCGAACAGCTTAAGGAAGTACATAAGTTGATGGAAGAGAAGTACGGTAATGATGACTGGACATTTAAACGAAACACGAACTTAGGAGCGTGA
- a CDS encoding TRAP transporter large permease, whose product MVATLLSIMVVLLLLNFPMMIPLMAAPVIVLLLFFPAISPDLVIQQLKTGIEPEVLLAVPLFIFAADIMTTGKTANRLLDFIGAFVGHIRGGYAVTTAAACTLFGAISGSTQATVVAIGKPMRERLLKVGYKDPSAIALIINSSDVALLVPPSIGMIIYALVAPGTSVGELFLAGIIPGVLVFLCFATYSFFYAKIKNIPLADRASWKNRLKFTWKALLPLGFPVIIVGGIYTGYFTPTEAAGVSVLYALILEVLIFRSVHIKELPKISMSTGLVTSAVFVLVAGGQLFTWVISFARVPQMLTESVLGTDPSAIYVLIIVSLFFFVGCMFVDPIVVILILTPIFYPAAMDAGIDPIHLGIIVTFQAALGSATPPFGVDIFTASAVFNKSYLDVIRGTPPFIIMLFAISILLIAFEEISLAYLYFDDIYNYIVNFLKI is encoded by the coding sequence ATGGTAGCTACGTTATTAAGTATAATGGTAGTTTTACTACTATTAAATTTTCCGATGATGATTCCGCTTATGGCGGCACCTGTTATCGTCTTACTTCTTTTCTTTCCGGCAATAAGTCCAGATTTAGTTATACAACAACTAAAAACTGGGATTGAGCCAGAAGTGTTGTTAGCTGTACCACTATTTATATTTGCAGCTGATATTATGACAACAGGTAAAACGGCCAATAGATTGCTAGACTTTATTGGTGCATTCGTCGGACATATTCGAGGCGGTTATGCTGTAACGACAGCCGCAGCTTGTACGTTGTTCGGTGCTATCTCCGGTTCTACACAGGCAACTGTTGTAGCTATCGGTAAACCGATGCGTGAAAGGCTATTAAAAGTTGGTTATAAAGACCCAAGTGCGATTGCATTAATTATTAACTCAAGTGACGTGGCGCTTCTCGTACCACCAAGTATTGGAATGATTATTTATGCTTTAGTTGCACCTGGTACGTCAGTAGGTGAACTGTTCCTAGCTGGTATTATTCCGGGGGTACTCGTATTTTTATGTTTTGCCACTTATAGTTTCTTTTATGCAAAAATTAAAAACATCCCGCTTGCTGATCGAGCAAGTTGGAAAAACCGCTTGAAATTTACATGGAAAGCGTTATTACCTTTAGGTTTTCCAGTTATTATTGTCGGTGGTATATATACAGGTTACTTTACTCCAACTGAAGCTGCCGGTGTATCGGTGTTATATGCACTTATATTGGAAGTACTGATTTTCCGTTCCGTTCATATTAAGGAACTTCCGAAAATATCAATGTCAACTGGCTTAGTAACATCTGCTGTCTTTGTTTTAGTTGCAGGTGGTCAGTTATTTACTTGGGTAATTTCATTCGCACGAGTACCACAAATGTTAACGGAAAGTGTGTTAGGGACAGATCCAAGTGCTATATATGTATTAATTATCGTATCTCTATTCTTCTTTGTTGGTTGTATGTTTGTAGATCCAATTGTTGTTATCTTAATATTAACACCTATTTTTTATCCAGCAGCTATGGATGCAGGAATCGATCCAATTCATTTAGGTATTATTGTGACATTCCAAGCAGCATTAGGTTCTGCAACTCCACCATTTGGAGTAGATATCTTTACGGCGAGTGCAGTCTTTAACAAATCCTATTTAGATGTTATTAGAGGAACACCGCCATTTATTATTATGTTATTTGCAATATCAATACTATTAATTGCTTTTGAGGAAATTTCACTAGCGTACTTATATTTCGATGACATATACAATTACATCGTGAATTTCCTTAAAATATAA